A region of the Vibrio chagasii genome:
TCCTATCATTAGCGGTAGACCCGAATTATCGCGGTATGGGAATTGGCCGGAAACTGATGCAACAGGCGGTTGAGTAGTTGCCGCGAGACGCTAAGCTTTTGCTCACTGTAGATCCAAATAACACATCCGCTTGCGCGCTCTACGCATCAATGGGATTTTCTACGATCAAACAAGAAGAAAACTATTTCGGTGATGATGAGCCGAGGTTAGTGATGCAGCTCATCATCTAGATTGTTGTTAACGGTTGTCAATCAAAGGCTCATACTTCGAAGGCAGTCTCGTAGCTCTAGGTCAGCATCACGATACCGTGCATCAACACGACACTAGAGGTGAGCTGAGTTCTCATATCAAAGTATCCGTCGGGACCTTGGCTCTGGTTCTCTTCTCTCATCGTCCTTTCAGCTCGCCAAACCGCCATATAACCAAGGATAAGAATCAGAGTTGTCACCAGTTCCTTTTGTTCGCCAAGTAATACTGCCAGCCAAGCGACGAGCACAATCGCGTTGCTTAGCAGTAGCGCTTTGTTGCTTGATTGGCTTTCAAAGTTCTCTATTCCATTTGCCCACAAAATCCCTGAAAGAAAGCTCAAAATTGCCACGCTGTAGGTGATGAAGAGCGTTTCACCGCTTATCCCCATAAATTGGCTGTCGGTGAGCGAAAGGAGAAGACCGAATAAAAACGGAATTAATCCCATGTACCCCAGTTTGGCCATGGTGTTACGGGTTTGAGTTGTTGCCATATAATCTGTATTCATAGCTGCTGCTCGATCGCGTTTTTGAGCGTAGCGCTCACTGGTGATGTGGAGCTAGGGAAGGTGGCGACGACTTTACCTTCTTTACTGATCAAGAATTTGTAAAAGTTCCACTTAGGCGTTACGCCCGCTTGCTGTTGTATCTCTGTAAACACGGGGTTGGCGTTGCTACCAGACAGTGAAGCTCGCGCCATCATAGGGAAGGTCACGCCGTAGTCGAGGTAACAGACTTTTGCCGTCTTCTCTTCGCTTCCCTTGTCTTGGCGAAAATCATTACTTGGGAAACCGATCACGGTGAAGTCTTGGTCTTTGTAGGTTTGATGAAGTTGTTCGAGCTGCTCAAACTGCGGAGTGAAGCCACATTGGCTAGCGGTGTTTACCACCAATAGAGTTTTGCCTTGAAACTCATCACACAGCGCAATTTCTTCGGTCGAATTTAATAACCTCTGTTTACCATTGAGTATCTCGGGACAGCTCGCTGCAAACGCGATGGAGCTTGTGAGGCTTGTAATCAATATGGTTGAGCAAAGTAGTGAACATTTCATAGGGTTGGCTCATTTTAGTTGGCGTAATGGTTATTACTCTTGAGCACGATGAAATGATCACTTTGCGTATTATTTACCGTCTCTTTAACTCGCGCTTTTAGTTGTACATTTGTTCTCTGAGATAAGATATGGAGTGACCAAGCGACTGATATTCACTTTCGCGCCGAGGCGAGCGGCGAGTAAATACATACCTCCGATCTTCCGGTGTAAGAACAGCGCATCGGCGGGAGGGGTGTGCCAATACTCTTGTTCCATGCTCAAAATGGTTCCAGCTTCACGAAGCCTTTGTGCTAATCCACTTGCTTTGAAGTCGTACTCTTCGTCTACCAACATCGGCTCACAAGCCATCTTCACTAGGTTTAGAATCGCTTGGCGTTGTTCGGGAAGAATGGTCTCGCTAAAGAATCCAATCTGCTCTAATGCTTGATTGAGGCCTTGCTCATCGTTGTTAATGACAGAGGAAAAGGCCAAACGATAACCCTCGCTGAAGCGGTCACTGTACTCACGGGTTGCTCCGAAATCTAACAAACCAATTTGTCGGGTGTTTTCAACGTATAGGTAGTTGGCGAAATTGGGGTCGGTTTGCACCATCTTAAAGTCGAACAACTCTCTGAATAGGAGCTCAAGCAAGCTGTGCATTACAAAGTCACGGGTGCTTTGGTCGTAACTTTCTATTTGTTCTATTGAGACGCCCTCAATGAAGTCCATGGCGAGCACGGATTCTGAAGAGACTTGCGGATGGATCTGAGGCACGACGAAGTGTGAGTGTTCTTTTAATGCATTGTAATAACGGGTCGCATAGTCAGCCTCGCGAGCATAGTCTGCTTCATCATGGAGTTGCTTTTTTGCTTCCTCTAACAACCCTTTGTAGTCGACCGATTTTGGTATCAGACCAACAATGTTGAGCAGTGTGCCCACGTTATCTACATCACTGTCGATGCTTTTTCGAATCCCTGGGTATTGGACTTTGACGGCGAGTTTGTCCCCGGCATCGCTGTAGGCTTGATGAACTTGTCCGATGGACGCACTGGCAATCGGTTTAAAGTTGAAGGAAAGGAACTCGGTTTTCCAATCGTTCCCAAGTGAGCTATCTAAGACTTGATTGAGCTGCTTTGTTGGCAGTGGGTCAGCGTCTGAGCGCAGGCGAGAAAGAATGTCGGCTAACTCCGGTTCTAAGACATCCCCCACATCCATTGAAAGCATCTGTCCCAGCTTCATTGCAGCGCCACGTAGGTGTGCAAGTTGGTCGGTCAGGCGAGCAATGTTCTGTGGCGTTAACAACAAGTCTTTTGCCTTGGGCCTGTTGCCCTGTGCGATTTGCTTGGTGCCTTCTGTTAGCACGTTACCTGCGACTCTTGTCGCCAGCGAGGCGAACTTGCTAAATCTAGAAAGTCGATGAGTGGGAAGGTTTCTCTCTTTTGCCGACATAAAAGTTCTCTCTGGGAATCAGGGTTGATACTAATCTTAGTAAATTACTGTTCACGCTAGTTTGTTAAAAATATCGATAACATCGTTAGATTTTTTGATTGTAGAATAACTACTTACTGTGATTGGTATGACTGCAAAGTTCTGTCAATCATTACACAACCTCATGTATTGTTGTGATAACTTGTCGCCTGAATCAGTAACTCGATTGAAAAGGACAAAGCATGAAGTTTATTTGGTTGAAAGTCGCTCTTACCGTATTAGTATTTGCTGCACTGTTTGGCATCGTTTACTACAAAGTCGCCAGTGGTATGTCTTAACTCGATACTATTTGGTACAGCTGTTTCCGTTGCAACGTGATTGTCCGGTTAACCAGAATGAGATCTTATATCGATTCTTGGCAAACCTTAGGTAGCACCAGTCTGCAATCGGCTTAAATATGGCCCAACGCAATGGCGCATAAAGCCAACCTTTTCCTACTAGGTTCCATGCTTGGTAGGTCACATCTAACCCAAGTAGTAGCCTTCCGTTTTCATCAAGAGCATGCAGCACTGTGTTCGCGGCATCCGCATCAATTTGAGGATAGTTGGCAAACCCGTCACTATAGATGTCGATGGTATGAATCTTGTTCTTGATATCGTACTTAGCGAGCGCAGCCATTTCTTTAGCGCACAGTGGACACGTTCCGTCATAAAATATTGTTAATTCAGTCATTGATTTCTTTACTATTTTTGCCATTTTCAAACTATACGCAAATGTCGATTAGGTGGATCATTCTGCCCACATATCCGACACTGTCAGTGTGACGACTGTTTTACGATATCATCTAGAGGTAACATCTGTTCCATGCAATTAGAAATTAAGAGTCGAATTTACATGACAACCAAGCTAATTAACCGCTTTATCATCGCCTGTATCGCGCTCATCTTGAGTGGTTGTGTCAGCTACAGCATTACCGAGCAAGAGATGACAGAATATCTTGCTGATTCAGTCATGCTTGAACAAGAGGTAGGTGTACAAAGCGTGATGTACGCACAAGTGGCAGTGGATGATCTAGAAGTACAAATTGGCCGAGCCGATGAACAACGCGTGTCCGTGTTGGCGAATACCAATGCAAAAGTTCAAGTGTTCAATATGCCGAATATGGGGTTGGACCTAGATTTAGAATTCAGCGCGATTCCTGAATATGACAAGGAAAGTGGTGAAGTGTACCTAAAGTCGTTGCGTCTAGAGCGATTTGAAGAGAAGGAGCAGCAGCTATCTCCTGAGATCGAAAAGCTGCTTAAGCCAGCGGTATCGATGATCGGTTTTGCTTTGTCTCAATCTCCAGTTTACAAACTGGATAGCAACAAGGTGCAAGAGTCGCTGATCAAGTCATCAGAACCGAATCTAGTGATCCGAGATAACAAATTGGTCATTGAGTTGTTTGATTAATCCCACATACATAAGTTTCTACTAAGCTATCACACATAATGGCTGCCTACTGGGCGGCCATTTTTCTTTCTATTGAGTTGGTTCACGAACTCTATCTATTAGGCCATTTATTGAATTAGCCGCGTATCTCACCTTTACTTTACTCTTGTGAGCAAGTCATCGCTTCAGTCATCAAATCATAAGAAAGAAAAGGTGAACGAACTATGAAGAGTCCAGTAATTGCGGATAACAAACCCATCAAAGTAGAGCTGACGAAGGGAGAGGAGTATTACTTCTGTACCTGTGGGAAATCGAAAAACCAACCGTTTTGTGACGGTTCTCATGCCGGTACGGGGTTCAAACCGAAAAGCTTTGTTGCCGAAGAGGACGGTGATGCTTACCTGTGTCGCTGTAAGTATTCTAACAATCTTCCTTTTTGCGATGGCACTCATAAACAGTTCACTGCGGAGCAAGTTGGGCAAGAAGGCCCAGAAGTTCACATTCAAGCGGCAGCCCCTGATTTATCTCCTGCGGCAACCGCAACCAAAGAAGAGCCTACCGTGGAGTTTATTCATCAGTTAGCGCGTGATGGTTTGTCCAAGGTGGGGCACCATGGGCCAATAACTTCTATGGGTGTGCCTAGGCACCTCTTGCCTCACTGGGATGACATTCAAGTCATGGTCGCGCAAATGGCCACCAAGCCTTTATTGGAAAACGTGCCAGTAGGAACGGAACTGATTATTGGCCCTAACGCCAGAAAACCATTGAAGCTCAATATTCCTCTGTTTGTATCGGACATGAGTTTTGGGTCGCTATCTGAGGAGGCGAAAGTGTCTTTGGCGACAGGAGCTGAACTTGCAGGAACCGGGATCTGCTCCGGGGAAGGCGGCATGTTACCCGAGGAACAGGCCGCCAATTCTCGTTACTTTTATGAGCTAGCCAGTGCTCAGTTTGGTTACGATGAAGCCAAGCTCAAAAACGTTCAAGCCTTCCATTTTAAAGGTGGGCAAGGCGCAAAAACGGGAACGGGCGGGCATCTGCCTGGTGTGAAGAATATCGGTAAGATCGCGGAAGTACGTGGTATTGAAGCGGGCACTGCGGCTATTTCTCCCCCTACTTTTAAAGATCTAAAAACCGCAGCGGACTTTAAAAAATTCGCTGATCGCGTGCGTGAAGTGACAGGCGGTATCCCAATTGGCTTCAAGCTAAGTGCCAATCATATCGAAGAAGACATTCAGTTCGCATTGGATGCAAGTGCCGATTACATCATTTTAGACGGTCGAGGCGGCGGTACTGGCGCTGCACCAGAAATGTTCCGAGACCATATCAGTGTGCCAACGATTCCAGCTTTAGCTCGCGCTAGAGCTTATCTCGATAAACAAGGCGTCAGTGACCGAGTTACATTGATCATCACGGGTGGTTTACGTGTGCCGATGGACTTTGTAAAAGCGATGGCGCTTGGCGCAGATGGTGTCGCTATCTCGAACAGTGCCATGCAGTCGATAGGATGTGTGGCAGCGAGAATGTGTAATACTAATAATTGCCCGGCGGGTATCGCGACTCAAAAGGCCGACTTACGCCAGCGTTTAAATGTCGAGAAAGCTTCGAATCAGCTTAAAAACTTCTTCGAGGCGTCGACCGAATTAATGCAAGTGATGGCGAGAGCGTGTGGACATGATCATCTGAATCAATTCAACCCTCACGATTTGGCTACATGGAATCGTGAGATGGCAGAACTATCGGGCGTTGCCTATTCCGGTGTTAGTCCTCTCAATCCACTTAAGTAAACAGCACGTCGATAAAGCACATTCACTGGGTTTTTGAGTGTGCTTGTTTTCTCCATTCAACTATTAACCACTCCAATTCATTTACCCATTCCAATCCATTGCTTTGTAAGCACTTTTAAATTATTTCCTGTTTTTGAAAATATTACTTTACCTCAAGTTAACTTGAGGTTTTATCATCCTTCTCAATCTAAAAAACAAACCATTACCTTGTTACTTTCTAAGGGGGGCAAGTTCAGTAGAGGGCAATCATGAGGTGACAAACAAATCAGGGGTTAGGTATGGAACAGCGTCAAGTCACGGAATATTTTTCAAGAATTGGTTTATCTCAACCAAGCGATACCACAATCGAAAGCCTAAAGGCGATCCATCAACATCAACACCGAACCATTCCGTTCGAGAATTTTGATGTGGTTCAGGGGTTGCCTATTCAACTGTCTCAAGAGGCATTGCATGAAAAGCTGGTGGTTAATCAGCGAGGGGGTTATTGCCAAGAACTTAATGGGTTGTTGTTGAATATGTTAACTCATATGGGCTTTGAAGCGAGAGCTTTACTGGGGCGAGTACATCTAGCGGGAGAGCCGACAGGGCGTAGCCATCGAGTGACATTGGTGACGATTGATGACAAGCAGTGGCTAGTGGATGCGGGTTTTGGCACTTTTACCCCTCGCGCTCCATTGCTTATTGAAACCAATATTGAGCAGTCTAATGACTTACAAACTTTTCGTTTTATCGAAGATGAACGATATGGCTTCTTACTGCAGATAAAGCAGGGTGAAGAGTGGATGAACGTGTACAGCCTAGACATGACGTATGTGGGTGCCAACGACCTAGAGTCGAGCAACTTCTTCACTTCAAACAGTCCGAAATCCATTTTTACATCAAACTGTATTGCGGCACTGCCGATTGAAGGTGGGATTGTCACGCTGCTTAACCAGAAAATTAAAATTAGCAAAGATGGCTCAACCGAGGAATGGCTACTTGAAGACGAGCCTACGTACCTTACTGCATTACAAACGTACTTTGGTTTAGCGCCAAATGTGCCTTTTCAAACTTTAGAGAAATGTTTCTAACCAAATTTAAGGATCAACAATGAAAGTATTAGCAATGGGCGCAACCAACAGTAAAGCATCGATTAACCAACAATTGGCAGCGTACACCGCAAGCTTAGTTGAGGGAGCGCAAGTAGAGGTGCTCGATCTTAATGATTTCGAGATGCCTATTTACAGTGAAGACAGAGAAAAAGAGTCTGGCGTTCATCAACACGCGCAGCGCTTTTTTAGCAAGATTGGTGAAGCAGATACTGTGATCATCTCTTTTGCCGAGTACAACGGTTCATACACAGCGGCCTTTAAAAATGTGTTCGATTGGGCATCACGCATCGATATGAAAGTGTACCAAGGCAAGCCAGTGGTGATGCTCGCTACCTCTCCGGGTCCAGGTGGCGCGACCTCTGTGCTGTCTTCTGCAGTGAACTCAGCGCCTTACTTTGACGCTGACGTGAAAGGTTCGATGTCAGTGCCAAGTTTCTACGATAACTTCGATATGGAAACGGGCGAGATGACTAACTTAAAGATGATCGACAACCTTAAGATGATCATGAAAAAGATCTAGCGGAATAAGCTATCCAATGCATCTAAGAAAAACAGCCATCATTTGACGGCTGTTTTTACGATCTGAATAAGCAGCTTTTACATGATAATTAAAAGCTAATTCGAAAGGGCTAAACTTAAACTTAACTTTAGTTATACTGGTAAATGGACTTGAATGACTAAATGACATGGAAAAGGGAAGTAACAACATGAAAAACATCGTGTATTTAACGATTGGTCAACTCTCGGAACGTAGTGGTGTTGCCCCTTCGGCTCTGCGTTTTTATGAAACCAAAGGATTGATTGCCTCTATCCGCACCAATGGTAATCAACGACGTTATCAATCAGCGATGTTGAGGCGAATTGCCCTTATTCAAGTTGCTCAGTCAATAGGTTTCACGCTAGAAGAGATCACCGAAGAGCTGTCTAGCTTGCCGATGAACCACACTGCAACCAAGCGCGATTGGGAGCGAGTGGCAAAGAAATGGCAAGGGCAACTCGACAGTAAGATGGCACAGATCCGTTCATTACAAGAAAACCTCACAGGCTGTATTGGCTGCGGCTGCCTGAGCATGCAAAAGTGCCATCTATTGAACCCAGAAGATATTCTCCATGACCAAGGGCAGGGTGCTCAGCGTATTGTTGATTAGCCTCCATTTCGTCTGAACATCGAACTCAATTCTATATGTGTTATCACTTGATAGAGCTGTGGTGGTAGGGGTATCTCGTCTAGACAAAGCGGAATTAAGGGTCTAGTTTAGGTGGTTCTTTCAATAAAAGAAGAGGTTAGTTATGTTCAGCCATGTTTTTCTCGGTACCGAAGATATTGAACGCGCGAAGGCTTTTTATGACCCAATCATGAAAGTGCTTGGCTACAGTGAAGGTTCCGTTGACCCTAAAGGGCGCTGTGTTTACGTTAGCCAAACTGGTGTATTAGGTTTAACCAAACCGATTGATGGTCAGCCTGCAACGCACGGCAATGGTATGACGGTTGGCTTTTTGGCCTCTTCACCAGAAGCGGTGGATGAGTGGCATCGTGTTGGTGTAGAAAATGGCGGTACGAGTATTGAAAACGGGCCTGGTGAGAGAGGGTCGGATGAACGCCGACTTTACATGGCGTATTTGCGAGATCCTGATGGAAACAAGATCTGTGCAACTCACTTTATGCCTTAGTTCATGATATGCTTCAGTTCGTTTTATGCCACTGTGGCGTATAATTAAGTCATCTTAGTGGTTCAAACCAAACAGGCTATTGCAAAGGATTGGCGAGATGACTTCAAACGAACTATTTTAAGAGAGCTTTGAGCGTTGCCGGATTGATCAAGCGTTTTTAGAGTCATTCTTGGCCGACTTTTGCCAACATAACCCTAGGTTTTCAGAACGCTTTGAGAAAGTAGGATTGGAGCAACAAACTAAGATGCTCAAGGCTTCCATCATCCTCATCTACAATTCTGCTGGATTACCCAGTGTGCTTAATTCCGTAAAGCGACTCGGAAAGCAGCACAAAGATTTAGAAATGGATATCTCTGAGCAAGAGCTTAATGAGTGGTTTAAATCATTGCTCAATACGGTTAAGAAATACGATCCTCATTACAATGAGCAAGTCGAACAAGCATGGACAGAAACCCTCGATGTTGGCCTTAAAATCATGAAGCAAGAGTGCGTGGTCCCAAGCTCTGTAAACAGCTAGATTCTTGATTAGTTTTTCTCTGTTTTGCTTATTCGCTATTTAAAAATGGCAAGAGCTCGGCATAGCAGATAACACCATTATTATCTTCACGGCTGATAATGGCCCTGAAATAATGACATGGCCTGATGTTGGTATGACACCATACCACGGTGAGAAAGGTACCACGTGGGAAGGTGGTGTTCGTGCTCCGGCTCTCGTAAGCTGGCCGGGTAAAATTCCTGCGGGCAGTGTGGGTAACGGCATCCTCGATGGTATGGACTGCTTGCCAACACTTGTTGCTGCTGGTGGTCCTGCGGATCTGAAAGAGAAAATGCTGAAAGGTTACGATGGCTTTAAAGCACACCTTGATGGGTACAACCAAGTCGATATGTTAACGGAGAAAGGCTAATCGAATCGTAAAGAGATTTACTACTACGAACGTGACAAGCTACAAGCGGTTCGAGTCGGTGATTGGAAAGCTCACTTCGTAGTACAGAATCATGGTTGGAGCGGTCCGAAAGAAGAGTTAAATGCACCGCTACTGTTTAACTTGCGACGTGACCCTTATGAGCGAGCAGCAGAAGAGTCAGGTATGTACTTGAAGTGAATGGGACAAAAAATGTGGGCATTTGGCCCGGCTCAAGCGGCGGTACAGCAACACCTAGCGACCTTCAAAGAGTGGCCACCTAAGACGCCAGAAGCTCAGCCAGACAATACCGGTGGTGTGGGGAATTAGCGTACACTCACTTCCAGAAACTAAATAAACAAAGCTCAGCCCCTAAGTTTTAGAAACCTAGGGTGTTGGGCTTTTGTTTTGCTAAAAGAAAAAGGCTATCAGAAGAAGTGAACTAGTCCTCAAGAGGAAGTTGATAGCTGTTTTTAAGCTCTTTGACTGAAATGTTAGATTGGATTGCGCTTACACCTTTCACTCGTCGAATTGAGCTGATTCGCTCAAAATACTCTTCCAGATCTCTCGCCAAAACCTGAATCATGTAATCGGCACCGCCTGCAATGCAGTGACACATGGTGATCCAGTCTGTCACTGCGACAAATTCTTCAAAAGGCTCGGTGTTTTCAACCTCATGGTTACCGAGTGTCACTAGGGTAAAACCTGCCACATGAAGCCCTAGCTTTTTGCGATTAAGCTGCGCGGTATAGCCATCAATATAGCCCGTCTCTTCCATGCGTTTCCAACGACGCCAGCAAGGTGTTTCACTCAGGTTGACCTTCTCGGCAAGCTTGCTGTTACTCATGCGCCCATCTTTTTGGATATGTCCAAGAATGGCAATATCTGTATCATCTAGCACTTCATTGGTGGATTCTTTCACTTTCATGGTGTTTTTAGAGGGATTCTGCTCAAATTTGATTTTATACTAGCGCATATAGCAATTTAATTCCTACTCGAATCGGTAAACTCTTCTCCCAATAACGTTTTATTTACTAGGAGAAAAAGAATGAGCGCTCAATTAATGCTGGCGTTCTTGTTGTTTTCAATATCGATTGGAATTACACCGGGAGCAGGAAACATTGCATTGCTTGGGATATCAAGCCGATATGGATTTGCGGCAACATTGCCTTTTGTCTCTGGTAACGCTTTTGGCATTATCATCATACTGGCGGGTTCAAGCGCGGGATTGGTGAGCCTGTTTACCCTCTACCCAGAGATCTACACGGTAATGAAGTACCTTGGGGCGGCTTATTTACTGTTTATGGCGTGGTCGATTGCCAACATGGAAATTGAGCAAGAAGAGTCGGTGAATCGCTCAGGATTTATGTCTGGTGTTTTGATTCAAGTATTGAACCCGAAAGGATGGATTGCTTCACTGACTGTATTTTCTCAGTTCATCACCACACAGGCAGATTACCTGATTCAAGTGGTGACGATCACCACCATCATGGTGGGGACCGGTGTGTTGTGTATGTTGGTTTGGGCGTATTGCGGCACTATGTTGCAGCGCCTTCTGCAATCACCAAAACAAATGGTGATGGTTAACCGCTGCTTGGGTGGAAGCTTAGCGTTAGTGGTTGCTTTTATGCTTTATCAACCAGCGTAGAGCGTCTTTATCAAAGAAAAAAACCACTCCTAAATCCATAGGAGTGGTGTCTAAATATCGACAAAGTCGTTAACGATAAACAGTCAGTTAATCATCACTAATAAGTTAATCATAACTGATACGTTAACAAGGACACTTAAGGAAAATTTGATTACAAGATTAAGCGGTTTCAGCCTCTTTAACTGGAGCTGGGTTACGAATTAGGTGGTCAAATGCACCTAAACTTGCTTTCGCACCTTCACCCATCGCAATGATGATCTGCTTGTAAGGTACTGTTGTTACATCGCCTGCTGCAAACACACCTTTCATCGATGTTGCGCCATGCGCGTTAATCTCAATCTCACCGCGTGGTGAAAGCTCAACCTTCGAACCTTTCAACCATTCGCTGTTCGGCATTAGACCGATTTGAACGAAGATACCCGCAAGCTCAATCTGTTTCAGCTCTTCAGTGTTGCGGTCTTTGTATTCCAGACCCGTTACGCGGTTTCCATCGCCCAACACTTGTGTCGTTTGAGCCATTTTGATGATTTCGATGTTTGGCGTTGCGTTTGCTTTATCGATAAGCACTTGGTCAGCGCGTAACGTGTCTGCAAATTCAAGCACGGTCACATGTTCCACAATACCTGCTAGGTCGATAGCTGCTTCGATACCTGAGTTACCGCCACCGATAACCGCCGTTTTCTTACCTTTGAACAGTGGACCGTCACAGTGTGGGCAGTAAGCCACGCCTTTGTTACGGTATTCTTGCTCACCCGGAACGTTCATTTCACGCCAGCGTGCACCTGTACTTGTGATAACAGAGCGAGCTCGCAGTGTTGCGCCACTCTCTAATTCAACGTGGATGTAGCCGTCTTTTGTGTCTTCCGCAGCAACTATGTTGGCAGCACGCTGCTCAGTCATTACTTCTACACCGTACTCTTTTACGTGCTCTTCTAGGCTAGCCACTAGCTTAGGACCCGTTGTCGCTTTAACTGAGATAAAGTTCTCAATTGCCATGGTATCCATGACTTGGCCACCAAAGCGGTCTGCAACGACACCAGTGCGAATGCCTTTACGTGCTGCGTAGATAGCTGCTGAAGAACCAGCAGGGCCACC
Encoded here:
- a CDS encoding glutamate synthase-related protein produces the protein MKSPVIADNKPIKVELTKGEEYYFCTCGKSKNQPFCDGSHAGTGFKPKSFVAEEDGDAYLCRCKYSNNLPFCDGTHKQFTAEQVGQEGPEVHIQAAAPDLSPAATATKEEPTVEFIHQLARDGLSKVGHHGPITSMGVPRHLLPHWDDIQVMVAQMATKPLLENVPVGTELIIGPNARKPLKLNIPLFVSDMSFGSLSEEAKVSLATGAELAGTGICSGEGGMLPEEQAANSRYFYELASAQFGYDEAKLKNVQAFHFKGGQGAKTGTGGHLPGVKNIGKIAEVRGIEAGTAAISPPTFKDLKTAADFKKFADRVREVTGGIPIGFKLSANHIEEDIQFALDASADYIILDGRGGGTGAAPEMFRDHISVPTIPALARARAYLDKQGVSDRVTLIITGGLRVPMDFVKAMALGADGVAISNSAMQSIGCVAARMCNTNNCPAGIATQKADLRQRLNVEKASNQLKNFFEASTELMQVMARACGHDHLNQFNPHDLATWNREMAELSGVAYSGVSPLNPLK
- a CDS encoding globin → MDQAFLESFLADFCQHNPRFSERFEKVGLEQQTKMLKASIILIYNSAGLPSVLNSVKRLGKQHKDLEMDISEQELNEWFKSLLNTVKKYDPHYNEQVEQAWTETLDVGLKIMKQECVVPSSVNS
- a CDS encoding arylamine N-acetyltransferase family protein — encoded protein: MEQRQVTEYFSRIGLSQPSDTTIESLKAIHQHQHRTIPFENFDVVQGLPIQLSQEALHEKLVVNQRGGYCQELNGLLLNMLTHMGFEARALLGRVHLAGEPTGRSHRVTLVTIDDKQWLVDAGFGTFTPRAPLLIETNIEQSNDLQTFRFIEDERYGFLLQIKQGEEWMNVYSLDMTYVGANDLESSNFFTSNSPKSIFTSNCIAALPIEGGIVTLLNQKIKISKDGSTEEWLLEDEPTYLTALQTYFGLAPNVPFQTLEKCF
- the soxR gene encoding redox-sensitive transcriptional activator SoxR is translated as MKNIVYLTIGQLSERSGVAPSALRFYETKGLIASIRTNGNQRRYQSAMLRRIALIQVAQSIGFTLEEITEELSSLPMNHTATKRDWERVAKKWQGQLDSKMAQIRSLQENLTGCIGCGCLSMQKCHLLNPEDILHDQGQGAQRIVD
- a CDS encoding LysE family translocator — encoded protein: MSAQLMLAFLLFSISIGITPGAGNIALLGISSRYGFAATLPFVSGNAFGIIIILAGSSAGLVSLFTLYPEIYTVMKYLGAAYLLFMAWSIANMEIEQEESVNRSGFMSGVLIQVLNPKGWIASLTVFSQFITTQADYLIQVVTITTIMVGTGVLCMLVWAYCGTMLQRLLQSPKQMVMVNRCLGGSLALVVAFMLYQPA
- a CDS encoding VOC family protein, with product MFSHVFLGTEDIERAKAFYDPIMKVLGYSEGSVDPKGRCVYVSQTGVLGLTKPIDGQPATHGNGMTVGFLASSPEAVDEWHRVGVENGGTSIENGPGERGSDERRLYMAYLRDPDGNKICATHFMP
- a CDS encoding NADPH-dependent FMN reductase → MKVLAMGATNSKASINQQLAAYTASLVEGAQVEVLDLNDFEMPIYSEDREKESGVHQHAQRFFSKIGEADTVIISFAEYNGSYTAAFKNVFDWASRIDMKVYQGKPVVMLATSPGPGGATSVLSSAVNSAPYFDADVKGSMSVPSFYDNFDMETGEMTNLKMIDNLKMIMKKI
- a CDS encoding Lrp/AsnC family transcriptional regulator; the protein is MKVKESTNEVLDDTDIAILGHIQKDGRMSNSKLAEKVNLSETPCWRRWKRMEETGYIDGYTAQLNRKKLGLHVAGFTLVTLGNHEVENTEPFEEFVAVTDWITMCHCIAGGADYMIQVLARDLEEYFERISSIRRVKGVSAIQSNISVKELKNSYQLPLED
- a CDS encoding glutathione peroxidase encodes the protein MKCSLLCSTILITSLTSSIAFAASCPEILNGKQRLLNSTEEIALCDEFQGKTLLVVNTASQCGFTPQFEQLEQLHQTYKDQDFTVIGFPSNDFRQDKGSEEKTAKVCYLDYGVTFPMMARASLSGSNANPVFTEIQQQAGVTPKWNFYKFLISKEGKVVATFPSSTSPVSATLKNAIEQQL
- a CDS encoding DUF1439 domain-containing protein, producing MTTKLINRFIIACIALILSGCVSYSITEQEMTEYLADSVMLEQEVGVQSVMYAQVAVDDLEVQIGRADEQRVSVLANTNAKVQVFNMPNMGLDLDLEFSAIPEYDKESGEVYLKSLRLERFEEKEQQLSPEIEKLLKPAVSMIGFALSQSPVYKLDSNKVQESLIKSSEPNLVIRDNKLVIELFD
- a CDS encoding thiol-disulfide oxidoreductase DCC family protein — its product is MTELTIFYDGTCPLCAKEMAALAKYDIKNKIHTIDIYSDGFANYPQIDADAANTVLHALDENGRLLLGLDVTYQAWNLVGKGWLYAPLRWAIFKPIADWCYLRFAKNRYKISFWLTGQSRCNGNSCTK
- a CDS encoding DUF3429 domain-containing protein, which gives rise to MNTDYMATTQTRNTMAKLGYMGLIPFLFGLLLSLTDSQFMGISGETLFITYSVAILSFLSGILWANGIENFESQSSNKALLLSNAIVLVAWLAVLLGEQKELVTTLILILGYMAVWRAERTMREENQSQGPDGYFDMRTQLTSSVVLMHGIVMLT
- a CDS encoding ABC1 kinase family protein; this encodes MSAKERNLPTHRLSRFSKFASLATRVAGNVLTEGTKQIAQGNRPKAKDLLLTPQNIARLTDQLAHLRGAAMKLGQMLSMDVGDVLEPELADILSRLRSDADPLPTKQLNQVLDSSLGNDWKTEFLSFNFKPIASASIGQVHQAYSDAGDKLAVKVQYPGIRKSIDSDVDNVGTLLNIVGLIPKSVDYKGLLEEAKKQLHDEADYAREADYATRYYNALKEHSHFVVPQIHPQVSSESVLAMDFIEGVSIEQIESYDQSTRDFVMHSLLELLFRELFDFKMVQTDPNFANYLYVENTRQIGLLDFGATREYSDRFSEGYRLAFSSVINNDEQGLNQALEQIGFFSETILPEQRQAILNLVKMACEPMLVDEEYDFKASGLAQRLREAGTILSMEQEYWHTPPADALFLHRKIGGMYLLAARLGAKVNISRLVTPYLISENKCTTKSAS